A genome region from Mesorhizobium sp. B2-1-8 includes the following:
- a CDS encoding ABC transporter substrate-binding protein: protein MKKLFVLGTLAAVLAAGTALADTSGKKIAFSNNYAGNSWRQAMLDSYAIVTKKAVDDKIVAAADVFTTADKEVPTQAAQVQNLILQGYDAIVINAASPDALNGAIKQACDAGITVVSFDGTVTEPCAYRVVVDFKDMGKQEVEHMAKFQPKGGNLLEIRGLAGTSIDDAIHAGILEGVAAHPEFKIVGSVTGDWDQTTAQKAVATILPSLPDVVGVVDQGGDGYGAAQAFAAANKPRPTIIMGNRQDELKWWKEQKEKDGYQTWSASIAPGVSTLAFWVAQQVLDGRKDIPHDLLVPYLAFTQDDFEAALPKIKEGGVATHEYTQEDAIAAIKANIK from the coding sequence ATGAAGAAACTGTTCGTTCTGGGCACCCTGGCAGCAGTGCTCGCAGCCGGCACGGCACTCGCCGACACCAGCGGCAAGAAAATCGCATTCTCGAACAATTACGCCGGCAATTCGTGGCGGCAGGCGATGCTCGACAGCTACGCCATCGTCACCAAGAAGGCGGTCGACGACAAGATCGTCGCCGCGGCCGATGTCTTCACCACCGCCGACAAGGAGGTGCCGACGCAGGCAGCGCAGGTACAAAACCTAATCCTGCAGGGCTATGACGCCATCGTCATCAACGCCGCCTCGCCGGATGCGCTCAACGGCGCCATCAAGCAGGCCTGCGACGCAGGCATCACCGTCGTTTCCTTCGACGGCACGGTGACCGAGCCTTGCGCCTACCGCGTGGTCGTCGACTTCAAGGACATGGGCAAGCAGGAAGTCGAGCATATGGCCAAGTTCCAGCCCAAGGGCGGCAATCTGCTTGAAATCCGGGGCCTGGCCGGAACCTCGATCGACGACGCCATCCATGCCGGCATCCTCGAGGGTGTGGCCGCGCATCCCGAGTTCAAGATCGTCGGCTCGGTCACCGGCGACTGGGACCAGACCACAGCGCAGAAAGCGGTCGCGACCATCCTGCCGTCGCTGCCCGACGTCGTCGGCGTCGTCGACCAGGGCGGCGACGGCTATGGCGCCGCGCAAGCCTTCGCCGCCGCCAACAAGCCGCGGCCGACCATCATCATGGGCAACCGGCAGGACGAATTGAAGTGGTGGAAGGAACAGAAGGAGAAGGACGGCTACCAGACCTGGTCGGCCTCGATCGCGCCCGGCGTGTCGACGCTCGCTTTCTGGGTGGCGCAGCAGGTGCTCGATGGCCGCAAGGACATCCCGCACGACCTGCTGGTGCCGTATCTCGCCTTCACCCAGGACGATTTCGAGGCGGCCCTGCCGAAGATCAAGGAGGGTGGTGTCGCCACCCACGAATACACGCAGGAAGATGCCATCGCGGCGATCAAAGCCAACATCAAGTGA
- a CDS encoding sugar ABC transporter ATP-binding protein, protein MAAGNTDIRLGGAEKHFGAANIDIVRLNGAEKHFGAVRALGGVDFHVGPGECVGLVGHNGAGKSTLMHMVAGTSKPDSGTIGVHGGIEDNYSVSRAQQLGIRCVFQELSLCPNLSVAENTRINHASLSGFGWRRKAAELIAAKLDEIFPDHGISAWDIVGDLSIGRRQMVEVARAFTVTQDRLDLVILDEPTSSLDAHTAGQLLAFVRRFVAGGKSCILISHVLGEVLRNADRIVVMRDGKMVASDPAGAFDRDRLVTVMGGAAAREKTAAQAAAAKAGARPLRVRARPAGQTDGKDLVACGGEIIGLAGLAGHGQTDLLLRIFDAAARAKAGIEVTAPVALVAGDRQSDGIFPQWSIAQNIGIRSLARLRNGLLISPRREAELADAWKKKIGIRTPDMNNNIFSLSGGNQQKALFARALGSDAEIVLMDDPMRGVDIGTKLEVYDLVREEAGRGRTFLWYTTETEELDNCDHIYVFKNGRIVANLTRDELTEEKIIQSSFGDAA, encoded by the coding sequence ATGGCCGCAGGCAACACGGACATCAGACTTGGCGGCGCCGAAAAACATTTCGGCGCCGCCAATATTGACATCGTAAGACTGAACGGTGCCGAAAAACATTTCGGCGCCGTCCGCGCGCTGGGCGGGGTGGATTTCCATGTCGGACCCGGCGAATGCGTCGGCCTCGTTGGCCATAACGGCGCCGGCAAGTCGACGCTGATGCACATGGTGGCCGGCACCTCGAAGCCCGACAGCGGGACGATCGGCGTGCATGGCGGCATCGAGGACAATTATTCCGTATCGCGGGCACAGCAGCTCGGCATACGCTGCGTGTTCCAGGAACTGTCGCTGTGTCCCAATCTCAGCGTCGCCGAGAACACGCGCATCAACCATGCGTCGCTCTCCGGCTTCGGCTGGCGGCGCAAGGCCGCCGAGCTGATCGCCGCCAAGCTCGATGAGATCTTCCCGGACCATGGCATCTCGGCCTGGGACATTGTCGGCGATCTGTCGATCGGCCGGCGGCAGATGGTCGAGGTGGCGCGCGCCTTTACCGTGACGCAGGACCGGCTCGACCTGGTCATCCTCGACGAGCCGACCTCGTCGCTCGACGCGCACACGGCCGGCCAGCTGCTGGCCTTCGTGCGCCGCTTCGTCGCCGGCGGGAAAAGCTGCATCCTGATCTCACACGTGCTGGGTGAAGTGTTGCGGAACGCTGACCGGATCGTGGTGATGCGCGACGGCAAGATGGTGGCGTCGGACCCGGCTGGTGCCTTCGATCGCGACCGGCTGGTGACGGTGATGGGTGGGGCGGCGGCGCGCGAGAAGACCGCCGCACAGGCCGCTGCCGCCAAGGCAGGCGCCAGACCGCTGCGCGTCCGGGCGCGGCCCGCCGGGCAGACCGACGGCAAGGACCTTGTCGCCTGCGGGGGCGAGATCATCGGCCTTGCCGGGCTGGCCGGCCACGGACAGACCGACTTGCTGCTGCGGATCTTCGACGCCGCCGCACGCGCCAAGGCCGGCATCGAGGTCACGGCGCCGGTGGCGCTGGTGGCGGGGGACCGCCAGTCGGACGGTATTTTCCCGCAATGGTCGATTGCACAGAATATCGGCATCCGTTCGCTGGCGCGTCTGCGTAACGGGTTGCTGATCTCGCCGCGCCGCGAGGCGGAGCTCGCCGATGCCTGGAAGAAGAAGATCGGCATCCGCACGCCCGACATGAACAACAACATCTTCTCGCTATCGGGCGGCAACCAGCAGAAGGCCCTGTTTGCCCGTGCGCTGGGCTCCGATGCCGAAATCGTGCTGATGGACGATCCGATGCGCGGCGTCGACATCGGCACCAAGCTGGAGGTCTACGACCTCGTGCGCGAGGAGGCGGGTCGCGGCCGTACTTTCCTCTGGTACACGACCGAAACCGAAGAGCTCGACAATTGCGACCACATCTATGTCTTCAAGAACGGCCGCATCGTTGCCAATCTGACGCGCGACGAACTGACCGAAGAGAAGATCATCCAATCCTCCTTCGGCGATGCGGCCTGA
- a CDS encoding ABC transporter permease, with the protein MTATPIDNGFKGSAARNAAARARLLRGLLPALSLALVLAAIAWLNPRAISYFGFSLMLNLAIPIALATIAQMFVIAGNELDLSIGTFVGFVGCVTATWLKDAPLIGVAILLGSIGIYALLGALIHLRNLPSIVVTLGMSFVWQGLAILVLPKPGGKAPDWLLAIMSFKPPFIPFPIIAALLIAAVVHFGLMRTSYGVILRGSGGNPAALRRAGWSLLKTKIVLFALAGLFGVLSGMALIGITTSADANIGNGYTLLAIAGVILGGGEFVGGRVSPIGAVIGALTLALAASPLLTFMHIPPDWQVAANGAILIIVLAARVLISRRER; encoded by the coding sequence ATGACGGCGACGCCGATCGACAATGGCTTCAAGGGATCGGCGGCACGCAACGCGGCGGCGCGGGCGCGGCTGTTGCGCGGCCTGCTGCCGGCGCTTTCGCTGGCGCTGGTGTTGGCGGCAATCGCCTGGCTCAACCCGCGCGCCATCAGCTACTTCGGCTTCAGCCTGATGCTGAACCTGGCGATTCCGATCGCGCTGGCGACAATCGCGCAGATGTTCGTCATCGCCGGCAACGAGCTCGATCTCTCGATCGGCACCTTTGTCGGCTTTGTCGGCTGCGTCACCGCGACATGGCTGAAGGACGCACCGCTTATCGGCGTCGCGATACTGCTCGGGTCGATCGGCATCTATGCGCTGCTCGGCGCGCTGATCCATCTGCGCAACCTGCCTTCCATCGTGGTGACGCTCGGCATGAGTTTCGTCTGGCAGGGGCTGGCCATCCTCGTCCTGCCAAAGCCCGGCGGCAAGGCGCCGGACTGGCTGCTGGCGATCATGTCGTTTAAGCCGCCTTTCATTCCGTTTCCGATCATCGCCGCGCTGCTGATCGCGGCGGTCGTGCATTTCGGCCTGATGCGCACCTCGTACGGCGTGATCCTGCGCGGCTCCGGCGGCAATCCGGCGGCGCTGCGGCGGGCCGGCTGGTCGCTGCTCAAGACCAAGATCGTGCTGTTTGCGCTTGCCGGCCTCTTCGGCGTGCTGTCGGGCATGGCGCTGATCGGCATCACCACCTCCGCGGATGCCAATATCGGCAATGGTTACACGCTGCTGGCCATCGCCGGCGTCATCCTCGGTGGCGGCGAGTTCGTCGGCGGCCGGGTCTCGCCGATCGGCGCTGTCATTGGCGCGCTGACGCTGGCGCTGGCCGCCTCGCCGCTGCTCACCTTCATGCACATTCCGCCCGACTGGCAGGTGGCGGCCAACGGCGCCATCCTGATCATCGTGCTGGCGGCGCGGGTGCTGATCAGCCGCAGGGAAAGGTGA
- a CDS encoding ABC transporter permease produces the protein MASLKTLLTKPWIWSFVGALLVWLATIAFTGGYGGGGMVTAALSLAVFTVIVGVGQMFVITLGPGNVDLSLPANIGLASAVAMKVMGGSDAMIVVGLLAALACGAAIGAINYLLIWALRIPPIIATLSASFIIQSVDISYGRGLQIKPPPGFADFTNWQVLGIPVLAILTVLFTIGAAIALQRMIYGRSVLAIGQNIRAAWLAGVKVGRIRFLTYTLSGALGGIDGALLAGYFRGANVDIGNEYLLASIAVVVIGGTSVAGGKANVPGVWGAALFLVLLLTMLNTFGVSAGVRLLLTGLIIVGVITAAGGEKAVR, from the coding sequence ATGGCTTCGCTGAAAACGCTGCTCACAAAACCCTGGATCTGGTCGTTTGTCGGCGCGCTGCTGGTGTGGCTGGCGACGATCGCCTTCACCGGCGGCTATGGCGGCGGCGGCATGGTCACGGCCGCATTGTCGCTTGCCGTGTTCACCGTCATCGTCGGCGTCGGCCAGATGTTCGTCATCACGCTCGGACCCGGCAATGTCGACCTGTCGTTGCCAGCCAATATCGGCCTGGCAAGCGCGGTTGCCATGAAGGTGATGGGCGGCAGCGATGCCATGATCGTGGTCGGATTGCTGGCGGCGCTCGCCTGCGGTGCCGCGATCGGCGCCATCAACTATCTGCTGATCTGGGCGCTGCGCATTCCGCCGATCATCGCGACGCTGTCGGCGAGCTTCATCATCCAGTCGGTCGATATCAGTTATGGGCGCGGGCTGCAGATCAAGCCGCCGCCGGGCTTCGCCGATTTCACCAACTGGCAGGTGCTGGGCATTCCCGTGCTGGCGATCCTGACCGTGCTGTTCACTATCGGCGCGGCCATCGCCCTGCAGCGCATGATCTACGGCCGCTCAGTGCTGGCGATCGGCCAGAACATCCGCGCCGCCTGGCTGGCGGGTGTCAAGGTCGGGCGCATCCGCTTCCTCACCTACACGCTGTCGGGGGCGCTCGGCGGCATCGACGGCGCGCTGCTCGCCGGCTATTTCCGCGGCGCCAATGTCGATATCGGCAATGAATATTTGCTCGCCTCGATCGCAGTGGTCGTCATCGGCGGCACATCGGTGGCCGGCGGCAAGGCCAATGTGCCCGGCGTCTGGGGTGCGGCGCTGTTCCTGGTGCTGCTTTTGACCATGCTCAACACATTCGGCGTCAGCGCCGGCGTGCGGCTTTTGCTGACCGGGCTGATCATCGTAGGGGTAATCACGGCGGCCGGTGGTGAGAAGGCGGTGCGCTGA
- a CDS encoding 3-hydroxyacyl-CoA dehydrogenase NAD-binding domain-containing protein, giving the protein MSNSVSVANEDGVAIVTIDNPPVNALGFHVREPLMRALVALRDDASVAAIVIACAGRTFVAGADITEFGKPVQQPDLRAIVAVLEAIAKPTVAAIHGTAFGGGLELALGCHFRVADQGAKLGLPEVKLGILPGGGGTVRLPRLVGAVKALKMIVSGAPIGADEAHGAGLVDAVFEGDLITHAVNFAREMARKGGPFTPVRDRDEGLRETDLAAFDAEATDLARKARGLDAPIACAQAVRNAVTLPFDEALAAERALFVKLVASDQSRAQRHLFFAEREAAKLPGKDVVKRRIARVGVIGAGTMGGGIAMAFANGGFPVTLLETSQEALQRGLATIEKNYTVSVTRGSLSEDAKRQRLGQFKGSIDYADLADCDLIVEAAFEDMAVKKEIFGKLDAVAKPGAILATNTSYLDVDEIAASTSRPQDVLGLHFFSPANVMKLLEIVRAEKTAPDALATVVDLARRIGKVAVVVGVCHGFVGNRMLAARGSESEALLLEGATPSQIDKAFTDFGWPMGPFQMGDLAGLDIGWRNRKARGLTAVIADTLCEQGRFGQKTSRGFYLYENGSRTPVPDPEVEALIRDKAAERGIAPRTIGADEIIERTLYPLVNEGAKILEEGIAARASDIDVVWVNGYGFPVGKGGPMFWAGLEGAARIVERLEYWYRQTGKDVFKPAPLLRRMAETGSWDTDATG; this is encoded by the coding sequence TTGTCCAATTCTGTCAGCGTCGCGAATGAGGATGGCGTCGCCATCGTCACCATCGACAATCCGCCGGTCAACGCGCTGGGTTTTCACGTCCGCGAGCCGCTGATGCGGGCGCTGGTCGCTCTGCGCGACGACGCATCGGTCGCGGCAATCGTCATTGCGTGCGCCGGGCGGACCTTTGTCGCGGGCGCCGACATCACCGAATTCGGCAAACCGGTACAACAGCCCGATTTGCGTGCCATCGTGGCTGTGCTGGAAGCCATCGCCAAGCCGACGGTCGCCGCCATCCACGGCACCGCGTTCGGCGGCGGGCTGGAACTGGCGCTTGGCTGCCATTTCCGCGTTGCCGATCAAGGGGCGAAGCTCGGCCTGCCCGAGGTGAAGCTCGGCATCCTGCCCGGTGGCGGCGGAACGGTGCGGCTGCCGCGCCTGGTGGGCGCCGTCAAGGCGCTGAAGATGATCGTTTCAGGCGCACCGATCGGCGCGGATGAGGCGCATGGGGCCGGCCTGGTGGATGCCGTCTTCGAAGGCGATCTGATCACCCACGCCGTGAACTTTGCCCGCGAAATGGCCCGCAAGGGTGGTCCCTTCACGCCGGTGCGTGATCGCGATGAGGGACTTAGGGAAACCGATCTGGCGGCCTTCGATGCCGAGGCGACGGATTTGGCCAGGAAGGCGCGCGGCCTCGACGCGCCGATCGCTTGTGCACAGGCGGTCCGCAATGCCGTCACGCTGCCCTTCGACGAGGCGCTGGCAGCGGAGCGGGCGCTGTTCGTGAAGCTCGTCGCCAGCGACCAGTCGCGCGCGCAGCGGCATCTGTTTTTCGCCGAACGCGAGGCGGCCAAGCTTCCCGGCAAGGATGTCGTCAAGCGCAGGATCGCCCGTGTCGGCGTCATCGGCGCCGGCACGATGGGCGGCGGCATCGCCATGGCTTTCGCCAATGGCGGCTTTCCCGTCACCTTGCTGGAAACCAGCCAGGAAGCGTTGCAGCGGGGGCTGGCGACGATCGAGAAGAATTACACCGTCTCTGTCACACGCGGCTCGCTGAGCGAGGATGCCAAGCGGCAGCGGCTCGGCCAATTCAAAGGCTCGATCGACTATGCCGACCTCGCCGATTGCGACCTGATCGTCGAGGCGGCGTTCGAGGACATGGCGGTCAAGAAAGAAATCTTCGGCAAGCTCGACGCAGTGGCGAAACCAGGCGCTATCCTTGCCACCAACACATCCTATCTCGACGTCGACGAGATCGCCGCCTCGACCTCGCGGCCGCAAGATGTGCTCGGCCTGCATTTCTTCTCGCCGGCCAACGTCATGAAGCTGCTGGAGATCGTGCGCGCCGAGAAGACGGCGCCCGATGCGCTGGCGACCGTGGTCGACCTCGCCCGGCGGATCGGCAAGGTGGCCGTCGTCGTCGGCGTCTGCCACGGCTTCGTCGGCAACCGCATGCTGGCGGCGCGCGGCTCTGAATCGGAAGCGTTGCTGCTGGAAGGCGCGACACCCAGCCAGATCGACAAGGCGTTCACCGATTTCGGCTGGCCGATGGGGCCGTTCCAGATGGGCGACCTGGCCGGCCTCGACATCGGCTGGCGCAACCGCAAGGCGCGCGGCTTGACGGCCGTCATCGCCGACACGCTGTGCGAACAGGGCCGTTTCGGCCAGAAGACCAGCCGTGGCTTCTATCTCTACGAGAACGGTTCGCGCACGCCGGTACCCGATCCCGAGGTCGAGGCGCTGATCCGCGACAAGGCCGCCGAGAGGGGCATCGCGCCGCGCACGATAGGCGCCGACGAGATCATCGAACGCACGCTTTATCCCCTGGTCAACGAGGGCGCCAAGATTCTGGAGGAAGGGATAGCCGCCCGTGCCTCTGACATCGATGTCGTCTGGGTCAATGGCTACGGTTTTCCCGTCGGCAAGGGCGGTCCGATGTTCTGGGCCGGCCTCGAAGGCGCGGCCAGGATCGTCGAGCGGCTCGAATATTGGTATCGTCAGACCGGCAAGGATGTCTTCAAGCCGGCCCCGTTGCTTCGGCGCATGGCCGAGACGGGCTCGTGGGATACCGACGCGACGGGCTGA
- a CDS encoding Fur family transcriptional regulator yields the protein MTDPELTRNQKLVLAAISRAGRPVSAYDILSDIRPHGIKSPVQVYRAVKKLIENGAVHKVESLNAFVPCAGRHSHGPRTTILAVCEQCGRVTEFSDDITDRRLAEWAARERFDIEATSIEVNGRCADCMLERDRG from the coding sequence ATGACAGATCCTGAACTCACCCGGAACCAGAAGCTGGTGCTGGCGGCCATTTCACGCGCCGGCAGGCCGGTCAGCGCCTACGACATTCTGAGCGATATCAGGCCGCATGGCATCAAATCACCGGTACAGGTCTACCGGGCGGTCAAGAAGCTCATCGAGAATGGCGCGGTTCACAAGGTCGAAAGCCTCAATGCTTTCGTGCCCTGCGCCGGTCGGCATTCCCATGGTCCGAGAACCACGATCCTGGCGGTCTGTGAACAATGCGGCCGGGTCACCGAATTCAGCGACGACATCACTGACCGCCGGCTCGCCGAATGGGCCGCGCGCGAACGCTTTGACATCGAGGCGACGAGCATAGAGGTCAACGGCCGCTGCGCCGACTGCATGCTCGAACGGGATCGGGGATAG
- a CDS encoding metal ABC transporter permease, which translates to MSTIFDYEFMRNAFYACTVVGIVAGAVGYFLVLRGQTFAGHALAHVGFPGATGAGLIGLSPFFGLTVFTVVAGIGIGLLGERAHRDVAIGIVLTLSLGLGLLFLHFYTAFASQATNVLFGNVLGISLRTVIVLAALAVAILVALVLIARPLLFASLQPELAEARGVPLNLVSTLFMVLVAFATSEAVQIVGVLLVFALMVAPAATALRLTQGVLAGITISMALAVTIAWISLSLAYLTDWPTSFWITALGTSAYLVSGIAQRSMARRPAADDRS; encoded by the coding sequence ATGTCCACGATCTTTGACTATGAATTCATGCGCAACGCCTTCTATGCCTGCACGGTGGTCGGCATCGTCGCCGGCGCGGTCGGCTATTTCCTGGTGCTCAGGGGCCAGACCTTCGCCGGCCATGCGCTCGCTCATGTCGGCTTCCCCGGCGCCACCGGCGCCGGCCTCATCGGGCTGTCGCCGTTCTTCGGCCTGACCGTGTTCACCGTCGTCGCCGGCATCGGTATCGGCCTGCTTGGCGAGCGCGCGCATCGCGACGTCGCCATCGGCATCGTGCTGACGCTGTCGCTCGGCCTCGGCCTTCTGTTCCTGCATTTCTATACCGCCTTCGCCTCGCAGGCGACCAACGTGCTGTTCGGCAATGTTCTGGGCATCAGCCTGCGCACCGTCATCGTGCTCGCGGCGCTGGCGGTAGCGATCCTGGTCGCTTTGGTGCTGATCGCCCGGCCACTGCTGTTCGCCAGCCTGCAACCGGAACTCGCCGAGGCAAGGGGCGTGCCCCTCAACCTCGTCTCGACCCTTTTCATGGTGCTCGTCGCCTTCGCCACTTCGGAAGCTGTACAAATCGTCGGCGTGCTGCTTGTCTTCGCGTTGATGGTGGCTCCCGCCGCGACCGCGCTTCGACTGACGCAAGGGGTACTCGCCGGCATAACGATCTCGATGGCATTGGCCGTCACCATCGCCTGGATCAGCCTGTCGCTTGCCTACCTGACCGACTGGCCGACGAGTTTCTGGATCACCGCGCTGGGTACATCAGCCTATCTGGTCAGCGGCATCGCGCAACGCTCGATGGCCCGACGCCCGGCCGCCGATGACAGATCCTGA
- a CDS encoding metal ABC transporter ATP-binding protein yields the protein MNAIEFAKVTLTYGGRRVLSDVSFSIPQGAFVGLLGANGAGKTTMLRAILGLIKPAGGAISVLGKPPTRGNADIGYMPQARRALTQTGISGLDFVLIAAGGHRWGWPVASAAEKEAAWKALEAVGASDLARRPLAELSGGERQRILIAQALIGDPKLLLLDEPLISLDAAHQRTIIDLVHEIGERLGIAVLFCSHEINPLLRAVDRVLYLGNGKAAIGSVDEVISGPVLSELYGTSINVVRVAGRIFVMADDVELESEAHVHDL from the coding sequence ATGAATGCAATTGAGTTCGCCAAGGTCACGCTGACCTATGGGGGACGCCGGGTTTTGTCCGACGTCTCCTTTTCGATTCCGCAAGGCGCCTTTGTCGGCTTGCTCGGCGCCAATGGCGCCGGCAAGACGACGATGCTGCGCGCCATCCTCGGCCTCATCAAGCCGGCCGGCGGCGCCATTTCGGTGCTCGGCAAACCGCCGACGCGCGGCAACGCTGATATCGGCTACATGCCGCAGGCGCGGCGTGCCCTGACCCAGACGGGGATCAGCGGCCTGGATTTCGTCCTCATCGCGGCCGGCGGCCACCGCTGGGGTTGGCCGGTCGCTTCCGCCGCCGAGAAGGAAGCCGCCTGGAAAGCGCTCGAAGCCGTCGGAGCGAGCGACCTCGCCCGGCGTCCGCTTGCAGAGCTATCCGGCGGCGAGCGCCAGCGTATCCTGATCGCCCAGGCGCTGATCGGTGACCCCAAGCTCCTGTTGCTCGACGAGCCGCTGATCAGCCTCGACGCGGCGCACCAGCGGACGATCATCGACCTCGTGCACGAGATCGGCGAGCGGCTCGGCATCGCGGTGCTGTTCTGCTCGCACGAGATCAACCCGCTGCTGCGCGCCGTCGATCGTGTGCTCTACCTCGGCAACGGCAAGGCCGCGATCGGCAGTGTCGACGAGGTCATCAGCGGGCCGGTGCTGTCGGAACTCTACGGCACGTCGATCAATGTCGTTCGGGTCGCCGGGCGCATCTTCGTGATGGCCGACGATGTGGAACTGGAAAGCGAGGCGCATGTCCACGATCTTTGA
- a CDS encoding metal ABC transporter solute-binding protein, Zn/Mn family, which translates to MRSLPFLAALLVAAPLLTGTIARAEDKLNIVAAENFYGDLARQIGGSHVAVTSILSNPDDDPHLFETSPSTARTIADAKVIIYNGADYDPWMDKLLAASSKPDRTAIVAADLIGKKSGDNPHLWYNPTTLPAVAKTLAAELSKRDPANAAHYEANLKQFQASLDGIDKEIAAVKKAYAGTEVTATEPVFGYMAEALGLKMLNYDFQVTVMNDAEPSATQVAAFENSLKDGSAKILFYNSQVTDPATTRLLDLAKQNKVTVIGVTETEPAGKTIQSWFGGQIDAVQKALAARTQ; encoded by the coding sequence ATGCGTTCCCTTCCCTTCCTGGCCGCGCTGCTGGTTGCGGCGCCGCTGCTGACCGGCACCATTGCCCGGGCAGAAGACAAGCTGAACATCGTTGCCGCCGAGAATTTCTATGGCGATCTTGCTCGTCAGATCGGCGGCAGCCATGTCGCCGTCACCAGCATCCTGTCCAATCCCGACGACGATCCGCATCTCTTCGAGACCAGCCCGTCGACGGCGCGCACCATCGCCGATGCCAAGGTCATCATCTATAACGGCGCCGACTACGACCCATGGATGGACAAGCTGCTCGCCGCATCGAGCAAGCCGGACCGCACGGCCATCGTCGCCGCCGACCTGATCGGCAAGAAGTCAGGCGACAACCCGCATCTCTGGTACAACCCGACGACGCTGCCGGCGGTCGCCAAGACGCTCGCCGCCGAGCTGTCGAAGCGCGATCCCGCCAACGCGGCGCATTACGAGGCCAATCTCAAGCAATTCCAGGCCTCGCTCGACGGCATCGACAAGGAAATCGCAGCCGTCAAGAAAGCCTATGCCGGCACCGAGGTGACCGCCACCGAACCTGTGTTCGGCTACATGGCCGAGGCGCTCGGCCTCAAGATGCTGAATTATGATTTCCAGGTCACGGTGATGAACGACGCCGAGCCAAGCGCGACACAGGTCGCGGCATTCGAAAACAGCCTGAAGGATGGTTCGGCCAAGATCCTGTTCTACAATTCGCAGGTGACCGATCCGGCGACGACCCGGCTTCTCGACCTCGCCAAGCAGAACAAGGTCACCGTTATCGGCGTCACCGAAACGGAGCCCGCCGGCAAGACGATCCAGAGCTGGTTCGGCGGCCAGATCGACGCGGTCCAGAAGGCGCTCGCAGCCCGCACACAATGA
- a CDS encoding response regulator transcription factor gives MSASRNDEYSRLATLVAATREASGDLFGQAMVDWLRRHVGFDHCVIFGYRGASRPPLLFETFTPAESHVFVALYQEGPYLLDPFHHAAVERKEGFWRMRELAPDRFYASEYFRSYYSQTKLAEEVGFFVPLPGKDALVLSLMRLSASGPFGTADARLLRDMAPAVISFIRLRWPALPADEPAETKQDAEIAAVNEFDRAHIWKSLSLTPREKHVVDLVLQGHSTESIARAMRIVPGTVKVHRRNIYRKLKIKSQAGLFARFVEIIDARIRN, from the coding sequence TTGAGCGCTTCCCGCAACGACGAATACAGCCGGCTCGCCACCCTTGTCGCGGCGACGCGGGAAGCGAGCGGCGACCTGTTCGGTCAAGCGATGGTCGATTGGCTGCGGCGGCATGTCGGCTTCGACCACTGCGTGATCTTCGGCTATCGCGGCGCCTCACGACCGCCACTGCTGTTCGAGACCTTCACACCGGCCGAAAGCCACGTCTTCGTCGCGCTCTACCAGGAAGGCCCTTATTTGCTCGACCCGTTCCATCACGCGGCGGTCGAGCGCAAGGAAGGCTTCTGGCGCATGCGGGAACTCGCGCCTGATCGTTTCTACGCCAGCGAATATTTTCGCTCCTACTACAGCCAGACCAAACTGGCCGAGGAGGTCGGCTTCTTCGTGCCGCTGCCTGGCAAGGACGCGCTGGTGCTGTCGCTGATGCGGCTCAGCGCTTCCGGCCCGTTCGGCACCGCCGATGCCAGGCTGCTGCGCGACATGGCGCCGGCGGTGATCAGCTTCATCCGATTGCGCTGGCCTGCCCTCCCCGCCGACGAACCAGCCGAGACGAAGCAGGACGCGGAAATAGCCGCGGTCAACGAATTCGACCGCGCCCATATCTGGAAAAGCCTGTCGCTGACGCCGCGCGAAAAGCACGTCGTCGACCTGGTGCTGCAGGGCCATTCGACGGAATCGATCGCCAGGGCGATGCGCATCGTGCCGGGAACCGTGAAGGTCCATCGCCGCAACATCTACCGCAAGCTCAAGATCAAGTCGCAGGCCGGCCTCTTCGCCCGCTTCGTCGAGATCATCGACGCGCGGATAAGGAATTGA